A single genomic interval of Lacrimispora sphenoides JCM 1415 harbors:
- a CDS encoding ABC transporter permease, with protein MKPTALPAKKAGIIFLWLLAWQAVSLSVHNSIILVGPLEVIQALWGQGAKSGFWLTIALSFGKISLGFLMAFGSGILAGGAAWRFPLLRDLLEPLMSLIKSVPVASFVILALIWVGSENLSVFIAFLVVFPIIYINTIAGFMSTDPKLLEMAWVFRMQGKKKLLYIYRPALLPYLISGCRVALGMGWKSGVAAEVIGVPSNSIGEKLYMAKIYLSTADLFAWTLVIIVISALFEKFFLWLLSLASPGRKSHKRKEV; from the coding sequence ATGAAACCAACAGCCCTCCCGGCTAAAAAGGCCGGTATCATCTTTCTCTGGCTTCTTGCGTGGCAGGCAGTAAGCCTGTCCGTGCACAACAGCATTATACTGGTAGGCCCTTTGGAGGTGATCCAGGCTTTATGGGGCCAGGGGGCCAAGTCCGGCTTCTGGTTAACCATTGCCCTCTCCTTTGGAAAGATAAGCCTTGGATTCCTTATGGCCTTTGGCTCAGGAATCCTGGCCGGGGGAGCCGCATGGCGTTTCCCCCTCTTAAGGGATTTGCTGGAACCGCTTATGTCCCTGATAAAGTCGGTTCCGGTGGCTTCCTTTGTCATACTGGCCCTGATCTGGGTAGGTTCTGAAAATTTGTCCGTTTTTATCGCCTTTCTTGTGGTATTCCCCATCATTTACATAAATACCATAGCAGGATTTATGAGTACCGATCCAAAGCTTTTGGAAATGGCCTGGGTGTTCCGTATGCAAGGCAAAAAGAAGCTCCTTTATATATACCGCCCCGCCCTTCTTCCCTACCTCATAAGCGGCTGCAGGGTGGCTTTGGGCATGGGCTGGAAATCCGGGGTTGCCGCCGAGGTGATCGGCGTCCCAAGCAATTCCATCGGCGAAAAACTCTATATGGCAAAAATTTATTTAAGTACTGCGGACCTTTTTGCCTGGACCCTGGTTATTATCGTCATCAGCGCCCTTTTTGAAAAATTCTTTTTATGGCTTTTAAGCCTTGCAAGTCCCGGCCGGAAATCCCATAAAAGAAAGGAGGTCTGA
- a CDS encoding [Fe-Fe] hydrogenase large subunit C-terminal domain-containing protein, with the protein MGIIDFKATKCKHCYKCIRNCEVKAVMIKDERAEIMPDKCILCGKCMQVCPQSAKTLISDLDLVKSYIDAGIRTVISLAPSYMGLLNYKTIGQVNGALRKLGFYDVRETSEGAAVVTAEYARLLSEGKMENIITTCCPSVNDLIEIYYPQLIPYMAPVVSPMIAHGKMLKKELGTEVKVVFLGPCIAKKKEAGDPRHDGYIDAVLNFNDISRWLSEEEITIEDCEDIPFERNPRINRLYPVTNGVVNSVLATEEERDGYRKFYVHGCLNCMDLCESMLRGGIKGCFIEMNMCSGGCIKGPTVEDENVSRFKIKLDMEESIEKDPVPREELAPVMERLSFRKLFLDRAPKDAMPTEAQIQEILKMTGKTRPEDELNCGACGYSTCREKAIAVFQKKAELNMCIPFMHEKSESLSNLVMQTSPNIVLIVDKDMKILEYSAVGEKYFGKTRQEALTMYLYELIDPSDFQWVYNTHQKIHGKKVTYGEYHISTLQNILYIEKEDVVLATFIDITKEEEQAKQDYEQKLETIALAQKVIHKQMMVAQEIAGLLGETTAETKTTLTKLCRSLLDEGSEGEVK; encoded by the coding sequence ATGGGAATCATTGATTTCAAGGCTACTAAATGCAAACATTGCTATAAATGTATTCGTAATTGCGAAGTCAAGGCAGTCATGATTAAAGATGAGCGGGCTGAAATTATGCCGGATAAGTGCATTTTATGCGGAAAATGCATGCAGGTATGTCCTCAGTCAGCAAAAACTCTCATAAGTGATCTGGATCTGGTAAAGAGTTACATTGACGCTGGGATCCGGACGGTTATCTCCCTGGCACCGTCTTATATGGGATTGTTAAACTATAAGACCATCGGCCAGGTTAACGGTGCGCTGCGGAAGCTGGGATTTTATGACGTAAGGGAGACTTCGGAAGGGGCGGCTGTTGTAACAGCGGAATATGCCAGGCTTTTAAGTGAAGGGAAGATGGAGAACATCATCACCACCTGCTGTCCCAGCGTCAATGATCTGATCGAGATTTATTACCCCCAGCTGATTCCATATATGGCTCCTGTGGTATCTCCTATGATTGCCCATGGAAAGATGTTAAAAAAAGAATTGGGAACTGAGGTAAAGGTGGTTTTCCTTGGACCGTGCATCGCAAAGAAAAAGGAAGCTGGAGACCCCCGTCATGATGGCTATATTGATGCTGTCCTGAATTTCAATGATATTTCCAGGTGGCTTTCTGAAGAGGAAATCACCATTGAAGACTGCGAGGATATCCCGTTTGAAAGGAACCCCAGAATCAACCGCCTTTATCCGGTTACCAATGGAGTGGTAAATTCTGTTCTGGCTACAGAAGAGGAACGGGATGGATACCGGAAATTTTATGTCCATGGCTGCCTTAACTGCATGGATTTGTGTGAAAGCATGCTGCGGGGAGGAATTAAGGGCTGCTTTATTGAGATGAATATGTGCTCCGGCGGCTGCATCAAGGGACCCACCGTAGAGGACGAGAATGTATCCAGATTTAAGATCAAGCTGGATATGGAGGAATCCATTGAAAAGGATCCGGTACCAAGGGAGGAGCTGGCCCCTGTTATGGAACGACTCTCCTTTCGGAAGCTGTTCCTGGACCGTGCACCCAAAGATGCCATGCCAACAGAGGCCCAGATTCAGGAGATATTAAAAATGACCGGAAAGACCAGGCCGGAGGATGAATTAAACTGCGGCGCCTGCGGTTATTCCACCTGCCGGGAAAAGGCCATAGCGGTATTCCAGAAAAAGGCAGAGCTTAATATGTGCATTCCATTTATGCATGAAAAATCAGAGTCATTATCCAATCTCGTGATGCAAACCTCTCCCAATATTGTTCTGATCGTGGATAAAGATATGAAAATTTTAGAGTATTCTGCAGTGGGAGAAAAGTATTTTGGAAAAACAAGGCAGGAAGCTTTGACCATGTATTTATATGAACTCATTGATCCTTCGGATTTCCAGTGGGTTTATAATACCCACCAGAAGATCCATGGAAAAAAGGTGACTTATGGGGAATACCATATTTCCACTCTTCAGAATATTCTCTACATTGAAAAAGAAGATGTGGTATTAGCCACCTTCATAGATATCACCAAAGAGGAAGAACAGGCAAAACAGGACTACGAACAGAAACTGGAAACCATTGCCCTGGCACAGAAGGTCATTCACAAGCAGATGATGGTGGCCCAGGAAATTGCTGGCCTCTTAGGGGAAACTACGGCGGAGACCAAGACTACCTTGACGAAGCTTTGCAGATCCTTACTGGATGAGGGAAGTGAAGGTGAGGTTAAGTGA
- a CDS encoding ABC transporter substrate-binding protein: MKKALSLLMAFAATAAVLSGCAKGGAEPPQATSVSEKESTSETAEETSKAQEPADRYTLKIGSLKGPTSMGLVKLMDQSEKGNAEGSYDFTMVTAADELLGKIVSKELDVALVPANMASIIYNKTNHEVTVLDINTLGVLYGVSADDSIKTASDLKGKTVYLTGKGTTPDYALQHVLKASGLTADDITLEYKSEAAEVVSILKEKPDAVGLLPQPFVTAAMAQNDSLKMVLDLTKEWDATAGENGGSLVTGVTICRNDVIKDHGDAIATFMAEHKESAEFANANVAETAALVAAAGIIEKAPVAEKAIPYCSITYVDGDQMKSLLSGYLKVLFDMEPSSVGGTLPADDFYYMP; this comes from the coding sequence ATGAAAAAAGCATTATCCCTATTGATGGCATTTGCTGCAACGGCTGCCGTACTCTCTGGCTGTGCAAAGGGCGGCGCTGAACCCCCCCAGGCAACATCAGTCTCTGAAAAGGAATCCACCTCTGAGACAGCAGAAGAAACGTCAAAAGCCCAAGAACCTGCTGATCGTTATACCTTAAAGATCGGTTCCTTAAAAGGGCCTACCTCTATGGGCCTTGTAAAGCTGATGGACCAGTCTGAAAAAGGCAATGCAGAAGGCTCCTATGATTTTACCATGGTAACCGCTGCTGACGAACTCCTTGGAAAAATAGTAAGCAAAGAATTGGATGTCGCTCTTGTACCCGCCAATATGGCCTCCATTATTTATAACAAAACCAATCATGAGGTGACCGTCCTGGATATTAACACCCTGGGTGTTCTCTACGGGGTATCCGCCGATGATTCCATTAAAACAGCCTCAGACTTAAAGGGTAAGACCGTCTACTTGACCGGCAAAGGAACCACACCGGACTATGCCCTTCAGCACGTGCTTAAAGCCAGCGGCTTAACCGCTGACGACATAACCCTGGAATATAAATCCGAAGCCGCTGAGGTCGTTTCTATCCTGAAGGAAAAGCCTGATGCAGTAGGTCTTCTTCCCCAGCCCTTTGTAACAGCTGCCATGGCTCAGAATGACTCCCTTAAAATGGTTCTTGACTTAACAAAGGAGTGGGATGCCACAGCCGGTGAAAACGGCGGCAGTCTGGTGACCGGAGTTACCATCTGCCGGAATGACGTGATCAAAGACCATGGGGATGCCATTGCCACCTTTATGGCGGAACATAAGGAATCCGCGGAATTTGCCAATGCCAATGTAGCTGAAACCGCAGCTCTGGTGGCTGCTGCCGGAATCATTGAAAAAGCCCCGGTTGCTGAAAAGGCCATCCCATACTGCAGCATCACCTATGTAGACGGAGACCAGATGAAATCTCTGTTAAGCGGATACTTAAAAGTTCTTTTCGATATGGAGCCGTCTTCCGTAGGCGGAACACTGCCAGCCGATGACTTCTACTATATGCCATAA
- a CDS encoding MarR family winged helix-turn-helix transcriptional regulator, translating to MKQHSVRELLVREEKARKQIISPLLSNIGLTPGQGQARILYNLLQKDHITQKELADRCHFDTATLSRNIDKLQDMGFLLRENNPDCRRSVLISLTDKGVAEAEEVRKVFQQFEELICDHIPEDEIAVFCKVLMKMCDNLEAY from the coding sequence ATGAAGCAACATAGTGTGAGAGAACTATTGGTTCGTGAAGAAAAGGCCAGGAAGCAGATTATTTCACCGCTTCTGTCAAATATCGGATTGACGCCTGGACAGGGACAGGCAAGGATTTTATATAATCTTTTACAAAAAGACCATATCACCCAAAAAGAGCTGGCAGACCGATGCCATTTTGATACGGCCACCTTGTCAAGAAATATAGACAAACTGCAGGATATGGGGTTCCTTCTCAGGGAAAATAATCCGGACTGCAGACGTTCCGTTCTGATCAGTCTTACGGATAAAGGGGTTGCTGAAGCAGAAGAGGTAAGAAAAGTTTTTCAGCAGTTTGAAGAACTTATCTGCGACCATATACCAGAAGACGAAATAGCTGTATTCTGTAAAGTATTAATGAAAATGTGCGACAATCTGGAAGCATATTAA
- the ade gene encoding adenine deaminase — MDRLLAERVLAASGAKKASLVLKNARVVNVFTAELENGDIAIEEGYIVGVGEYEGQTEIELGGAVVCPGLIDGHIHLESSMVAPGEFERSVVPHGTQAVITDPHEIANVAGAEGIRFMMERTKGLTLDVYFMLPSCVPATGLDESGAVLAAENLSPLYEEERVLGLAELMNSYGTVRADRGILDKVEEARNRNLLIDGHAPGLSGRELNAYVTAGVQSDHECSDWEEAVEKLKRGQWIMIREGTAARNLNALMPLFKEPYYHRCMLVTDDKHPGDLIRLGHLDYIIKKAISLGADPIHAVMMASLHPAVYFGLRDVGAVAPGYKANFIVVSDLNEFEVKQVYKNGKLVAENGAMKEEILAAEEGRVETPVRVGDSFHLDEIRPEDFHIKKKGNTIRVICLTPGELTTKSLLAPWVEKVGVAPGVNIEQDIVKMAVLERHHNTGHMGLGFLGGYGLKRGAVATSIAHDSHNLIVTGTNDEDMALAANIVRKNRGGLAVVADGKLLGELPLPIAGLMSEEPAEWVDEKLEELKSQTRSLGIGDSIDPFMTLAFASLPVIPELRLNTYGLIDVEKQEILETIISCM; from the coding sequence ATGGATCGGTTGTTAGCAGAACGGGTTTTGGCAGCATCAGGGGCGAAAAAGGCGTCCCTGGTGCTAAAGAATGCCAGGGTGGTCAATGTTTTTACGGCTGAGCTGGAAAACGGAGATATTGCCATCGAGGAAGGTTACATAGTAGGAGTTGGAGAATATGAGGGACAGACAGAGATCGAGCTGGGGGGCGCGGTGGTTTGCCCGGGACTGATTGACGGCCATATTCACCTGGAAAGCTCCATGGTTGCACCAGGAGAATTTGAACGCTCTGTGGTGCCTCATGGGACTCAGGCGGTTATTACGGATCCTCACGAGATCGCCAATGTGGCGGGAGCGGAAGGGATCCGCTTTATGATGGAGCGGACGAAGGGACTTACCCTTGATGTGTATTTCATGCTTCCCTCCTGTGTACCGGCAACAGGACTTGATGAATCGGGGGCTGTCCTGGCGGCTGAGAATCTTTCCCCTCTCTATGAAGAGGAGCGGGTTCTGGGCCTTGCCGAGCTTATGAACTCCTACGGAACCGTAAGGGCTGACCGTGGAATCCTTGATAAGGTAGAGGAGGCCAGGAACAGGAATCTCTTAATCGACGGTCATGCTCCCGGGCTTTCCGGCAGGGAACTTAATGCCTATGTGACAGCCGGAGTGCAGTCGGACCATGAATGCTCCGATTGGGAAGAGGCCGTGGAAAAGCTTAAGAGAGGCCAGTGGATCATGATCCGGGAGGGCACGGCAGCCAGGAATTTAAATGCCCTTATGCCCCTGTTTAAGGAGCCGTATTACCACCGCTGCATGCTGGTTACCGATGACAAGCATCCAGGGGATTTGATCCGGCTGGGGCATTTAGACTATATCATTAAGAAGGCCATTAGCCTGGGTGCTGATCCGATTCATGCGGTCATGATGGCATCCCTTCATCCGGCTGTGTATTTCGGGCTTCGGGATGTAGGAGCCGTTGCACCGGGATATAAGGCAAACTTCATTGTCGTTTCCGATCTCAATGAATTTGAGGTAAAGCAGGTATATAAAAATGGAAAGCTGGTGGCGGAAAACGGTGCAATGAAGGAGGAAATCCTTGCAGCTGAAGAAGGTCGCGTGGAAACGCCTGTCAGAGTGGGAGATTCCTTCCATTTAGACGAGATTCGTCCGGAAGATTTCCATATAAAGAAAAAAGGCAATACCATCCGGGTAATTTGTCTCACTCCCGGAGAGCTTACCACCAAATCCCTTCTGGCCCCATGGGTAGAAAAGGTGGGGGTCGCTCCCGGCGTCAACATTGAGCAGGACATCGTGAAAATGGCAGTGCTGGAACGCCATCATAATACCGGCCATATGGGACTCGGCTTTTTAGGGGGGTATGGCTTAAAACGGGGTGCAGTGGCCACCAGCATTGCCCACGATTCCCATAACCTGATTGTTACAGGGACCAATGATGAAGATATGGCTCTTGCTGCCAACATTGTGAGGAAGAACCGGGGCGGCCTGGCGGTCGTGGCCGATGGGAAGCTTTTGGGTGAACTGCCTCTTCCCATCGCAGGTCTTATGAGCGAGGAGCCGGCTGAATGGGTGGATGAAAAGCTGGAAGAACTAAAGTCCCAGACAAGAAGTCTTGGAATCGGTGACAGCATCGATCCTTTCATGACCCTTGCTTTTGCAAGCCTTCCGGTAATTCCTGAGCTGCGGCTGAATACATATGGCCTTATTGACGTAGAGAAACAGGAGATTTTAGAGACAATTATTTCCTGTATGTGA
- a CDS encoding (2Fe-2S) ferredoxin domain-containing protein encodes MRVTICIGSACHLKGSREIIAQLQTLVKENHLEDKVDLNGSFCCGDCVNGVCVTVEGQLYSLKPEDTKEFFDKEIMGRL; translated from the coding sequence ATGAGAGTAACAATATGTATAGGGAGCGCATGCCATTTAAAGGGTTCCAGAGAAATCATCGCACAGCTGCAGACCCTTGTGAAGGAGAACCACCTGGAGGATAAGGTGGATCTAAACGGGTCTTTTTGCTGCGGCGATTGCGTAAATGGCGTCTGTGTGACTGTGGAAGGTCAGTTATACTCTTTAAAACCAGAAGATACAAAGGAGTTTTTTGACAAAGAGATCATGGGGAGGCTGTAA
- a CDS encoding methylated-DNA--[protein]-cysteine S-methyltransferase: protein MKYWEVYESKIGPLTILCDDEALLRIDFGRTEPLNAVRERTELIRRAEGQLEEYMAGKRTVFDLPLKPEGTEFQKKVWNALLLIPYGETKSYKDIAVMIDNPKGCRAVGMANNRNPIPVIIPCHRVIGANGSLIGYGGGLDIKVKLLDLERPEASH, encoded by the coding sequence ATGAAGTACTGGGAAGTTTATGAGAGCAAAATAGGACCTCTTACCATTTTATGTGATGATGAAGCGCTTCTAAGAATTGATTTTGGGAGGACGGAGCCTTTGAATGCCGTAAGGGAGCGGACAGAGCTGATCCGGAGAGCAGAAGGCCAATTGGAGGAATATATGGCTGGAAAGAGAACGGTGTTTGATCTGCCACTTAAGCCGGAGGGAACGGAATTTCAAAAAAAGGTTTGGAATGCGTTGCTGCTGATTCCATACGGAGAGACGAAAAGCTATAAGGATATTGCGGTCATGATTGATAATCCCAAAGGCTGCCGTGCGGTTGGCATGGCAAATAACCGCAATCCCATACCTGTCATCATTCCTTGTCACCGGGTAATAGGGGCCAACGGAAGCCTCATAGGATATGGCGGAGGCCTGGATATTAAAGTGAAGTTACTGGATCTGGAGCGCCCGGAAGCTTCCCATTAA
- a CDS encoding ATP-binding cassette domain-containing protein, with product MELKVNHLSKSFGTLKVFMQVNLSLHSGQVYCLMGPSGSGKTTFFRILLGLEEADSGSMEGLQGTRASAVFQENRLCESFTPVDNITMVIPGRSSRSRKQAREELLRLLPEEALSRPVSTLSGGMKRRVAIVRALSVPCDMILMDEPFTGLDEKTKRTVIQYIKEKTRDKLVIISTHQEEDVALLNGTLIKL from the coding sequence ATGGAACTAAAGGTAAACCATCTGTCCAAATCCTTTGGGACTCTTAAAGTATTTATGCAGGTAAATCTTTCCCTTCATTCCGGCCAGGTCTACTGCCTCATGGGACCCTCAGGATCCGGAAAAACCACATTCTTCCGGATCCTTCTGGGACTTGAAGAGGCCGACTCCGGATCCATGGAAGGACTTCAGGGCACAAGAGCCTCCGCCGTGTTTCAGGAGAACCGTCTGTGCGAATCATTTACCCCGGTAGACAACATTACCATGGTAATCCCCGGTCGTTCCTCCCGAAGCAGAAAACAGGCCAGAGAAGAGCTTTTAAGGCTTCTTCCGGAAGAGGCCTTGTCCCGCCCCGTGTCTACCTTAAGCGGAGGAATGAAGCGCCGGGTTGCCATTGTAAGAGCCTTGTCGGTCCCTTGTGATATGATTTTAATGGACGAACCCTTTACCGGTCTTGATGAGAAAACAAAACGAACCGTAATTCAATATATCAAAGAAAAGACCCGTGACAAGCTTGTCATCATAAGCACCCACCAGGAGGAGGATGTGGCACTCCTTAACGGCACCCTTATAAAACTGTAA
- a CDS encoding AraC family transcriptional regulator, with protein MEWIEGLNKSINYIEEHLTEDIDYEQLGKIACCSVYHFQRMFAYMANVPLSEYIRRRRMSLAAVDLQNGDNKIIDVALKYGYHSPTAFNRAFQSIHGVAPSRIKESGATVKSYPPISFKIIIKGVDELNYRIEKKDPFRIVGTTQSLYREIEKNFEIVPQMWSKAAMDGTIPKLASMANGCPGGILGVSICNDLEEWRYFIAAASTKEIDDTLEEYTVPSFTWAIFSGEGQCPQAIQELEKRIVTEWLPTSGYEYDNGPDIEVYLNPDPQNARFEVWIPVIKK; from the coding sequence ATGGAATGGATTGAGGGATTAAACAAATCAATAAACTATATTGAGGAACATTTAACGGAAGATATAGACTATGAGCAGTTGGGGAAAATCGCATGTTGTTCTGTTTATCATTTTCAGAGAATGTTCGCATATATGGCAAATGTACCTTTATCTGAATACATCCGGCGCAGGCGTATGTCCTTGGCAGCGGTGGATCTGCAGAACGGGGATAATAAAATTATTGATGTTGCTCTTAAATATGGATATCACTCTCCCACTGCCTTTAACCGGGCATTTCAAAGCATCCATGGAGTAGCGCCATCTCGTATAAAAGAAAGCGGTGCTACCGTAAAATCATATCCGCCTATCAGTTTCAAAATTATAATAAAAGGAGTGGATGAATTGAATTATCGAATTGAGAAGAAGGATCCGTTTCGGATTGTAGGAACTACACAATCCCTGTACCGGGAAATTGAAAAGAATTTTGAAATTGTACCTCAAATGTGGAGCAAGGCAGCCATGGACGGAACGATTCCTAAATTAGCCTCCATGGCAAATGGATGCCCTGGCGGAATATTAGGAGTCAGCATCTGCAATGACCTGGAAGAATGGCGGTATTTTATAGCCGCAGCCAGTACAAAAGAAATTGATGATACTTTGGAAGAATATACGGTTCCCTCTTTCACCTGGGCCATATTCTCCGGAGAAGGCCAATGCCCCCAGGCAATACAAGAGCTAGAGAAGCGAATTGTCACCGAATGGCTTCCCACTTCTGGATACGAATATGATAATGGACCGGATATTGAGGTCTATTTAAACCCTGACCCTCAAAACGCAAGATTTGAAGTGTGGATTCCCGTTATTAAAAAATAA
- a CDS encoding purine-nucleoside phosphorylase, with amino-acid sequence MNEVYAKLKNCLESVREKTDFVPEIALILGSGLGEYAEEIKVETSIDYKDIEGFPISTVAGHKGRFVFGYVNDVPVVIMQGRVHFYEGYPMTDVVLPARLMGLLGAKVLFLTNACGGVNKEFKAGDFMLIRDHIASFVPSPLIGENLEELGPRFPDMSDVYSRELQQTIREAAGEEEIGLREGIYMQLSGPAYESPAEVQMCRILGADAVGMSTACEAVAANHMGMKVCGISCITNMACGITDQPLSHGEVQETADRVAPLFKRLITASITKIARK; translated from the coding sequence ATGAATGAAGTATATGCAAAGCTTAAAAATTGTTTGGAAAGTGTGCGGGAGAAGACTGACTTTGTCCCGGAGATAGCTCTGATCCTGGGGTCCGGCCTTGGGGAATATGCAGAGGAGATAAAGGTAGAGACATCCATTGATTATAAAGACATTGAAGGATTTCCGATTTCAACGGTGGCAGGCCATAAAGGAAGGTTTGTATTCGGATATGTAAATGATGTTCCGGTGGTTATCATGCAGGGACGGGTTCATTTTTATGAGGGATATCCAATGACGGATGTGGTGCTTCCGGCCAGGCTTATGGGACTTTTAGGAGCCAAGGTCCTGTTTTTAACCAATGCCTGCGGCGGTGTTAACAAAGAGTTTAAGGCGGGGGATTTCATGCTCATAAGGGATCATATTGCGAGCTTTGTTCCGTCTCCGTTAATCGGGGAAAATTTAGAAGAGCTGGGACCCAGATTCCCGGATATGAGTGATGTTTACAGCAGAGAGCTTCAGCAGACCATCAGAGAGGCTGCAGGAGAAGAAGAAATCGGCCTTAGAGAGGGTATTTACATGCAGCTTTCCGGCCCGGCATATGAATCTCCGGCAGAGGTACAGATGTGCCGCATTCTGGGAGCTGATGCGGTAGGAATGAGCACAGCCTGTGAAGCAGTTGCAGCAAACCACATGGGGATGAAGGTTTGCGGCATTTCCTGTATCACCAATATGGCCTGCGGCATTACGGATCAGCCTTTAAGCCATGGAGAGGTACAAGAGACAGCAGACCGGGTTGCACCTTTGTTTAAAAGGCTGATTACAGCTTCTATTACAAAGATCGCGCGTAAATAA